A genomic stretch from Deinococcus radiotolerans includes:
- a CDS encoding response regulator transcription factor, translated as MSALILIVEDEPQLAEVLEAYARQEGYRTERAADGNAALSVYRAASPDLILLDVMLPGRSGLDVLKTVRAEGGTPVILVTARAEETDQIVGLELGADDYVVKPFRPREVMARVKAVLRRATALLDDADRPLRVGPLEVDRRAVVARVHGETLSLTPAEFRLLSQLAEAPGRAYTREELLAAALPDSDALERVVDAHLASVRRKLDAARAGGLLHTVRGVGYRLEAAG; from the coding sequence ATGAGTGCCCTGATCCTGATTGTCGAGGACGAACCGCAACTGGCGGAGGTCCTCGAGGCGTACGCCCGCCAGGAGGGCTACCGCACCGAGCGCGCCGCGGACGGGAACGCCGCCCTGAGCGTGTACCGGGCCGCCAGCCCGGACCTGATCCTGCTGGACGTGATGCTGCCGGGCCGCAGCGGCCTGGACGTCCTGAAGACGGTGCGCGCGGAGGGCGGCACGCCCGTGATCCTCGTGACCGCCCGCGCCGAGGAGACCGACCAGATCGTGGGGCTGGAACTCGGCGCGGACGACTACGTGGTCAAACCGTTCCGCCCGCGCGAGGTGATGGCCCGCGTGAAGGCCGTGCTGCGCCGCGCGACCGCCCTGCTCGACGATGCGGACCGCCCGCTGCGGGTCGGGCCGCTGGAGGTGGACCGCCGGGCGGTCGTGGCGCGCGTACACGGCGAGACCCTGAGCCTCACGCCCGCCGAATTCCGTCTGCTGTCGCAGCTGGCCGAGGCGCCAGGCCGCGCGTACACCCGTGAGGAACTGCTCGCCGCGGCCCTGCCGGACAGTGACGCGCTGGAACGCGTGGTGGACGCGCACCTGGCCAGCGTGCGCCGCAAACTGGACGCCGCGCGCGCCGGGGGGCTGCTGCACACCGTGCGGGGGGTCGGCTACCGGCTGGAGGCCGCCGGATGA
- a CDS encoding sensor histidine kinase yields MTPRPPGLRRAQPLAVTLLLAMLLVVGVAVGSTFYFSNLVVKREFERLPSGVRQLLREQQAAALRGELIAPTPPLPVIRTGSAADAYLDPFESSLDVSGVVKQASGDDAVVTNGKRPRNLWVSDGKPPPRSRAQDFLHDVQRSLLQVGVVAAAVSALLAFLISRRVARPVSAVSGAAARLASGDLSARAPVLGGEREIAALAHSFNDMAENLQALERERQQAVADIAHELRTPIAVIQARLDALEDGVYPLNTEQIALLSTQTQLLTRLVGDLRTLTLADAGRLALDPQPLDLGALGREVVQALQDRAAARGLTLNVQAEPAPTHADRDRVRQITTNLVDNALRHARSRVQVRVETRGEQVVLHVEDDGPGIPEGSREAVFTRFTRLDISRSRDTGGSGLGLAIVRALAAAHGGQAALAASKGLGGAHFTVTLPGGTD; encoded by the coding sequence ATGACCCCCCGCCCGCCGGGGCTGCGGCGCGCGCAGCCGCTGGCCGTGACGCTGCTGCTGGCGATGCTGCTGGTGGTGGGCGTGGCGGTGGGCAGCACCTTCTATTTCTCGAATCTGGTCGTCAAACGGGAGTTCGAGCGGCTGCCCAGCGGCGTGCGGCAGCTGCTGCGCGAGCAGCAGGCGGCGGCGCTGCGGGGTGAACTGATCGCCCCGACCCCGCCGCTGCCCGTGATCCGCACCGGCAGCGCCGCCGACGCGTACCTGGACCCCTTCGAGAGCAGCCTGGATGTCAGCGGCGTGGTGAAACAGGCCAGCGGGGACGACGCGGTCGTCACGAACGGCAAGCGGCCCCGCAACCTGTGGGTCAGTGACGGCAAGCCGCCGCCCCGCAGCCGCGCGCAGGACTTCCTGCACGACGTGCAACGCAGCCTGTTGCAGGTGGGCGTAGTGGCGGCCGCCGTGTCGGCGCTGCTGGCGTTCCTGATCTCGCGGCGGGTGGCGCGCCCCGTCTCGGCCGTGTCGGGCGCAGCCGCTCGGCTGGCCAGCGGGGACCTGAGTGCGCGCGCGCCCGTGCTGGGCGGCGAGCGGGAGATCGCGGCGCTGGCGCATTCCTTCAACGACATGGCGGAGAACCTGCAGGCGCTGGAACGGGAGCGGCAGCAGGCGGTCGCGGACATCGCGCACGAGCTGCGCACGCCGATCGCCGTGATCCAGGCCCGCCTGGACGCGCTGGAGGACGGCGTGTACCCGCTGAACACCGAGCAGATCGCGCTGCTGAGCACGCAGACGCAGCTGCTCACGCGGCTGGTGGGGGACCTGCGCACCCTAACCCTCGCGGACGCGGGGCGGCTGGCGCTGGACCCGCAGCCGCTCGATCTGGGTGCCCTGGGCCGCGAGGTCGTGCAGGCCCTCCAGGACCGCGCCGCCGCGCGCGGCCTGACCCTCAACGTGCAGGCCGAACCGGCCCCCACGCACGCCGACCGGGACCGGGTGCGGCAGATCACGACGAACCTCGTGGACAACGCCCTGCGGCACGCCCGCAGCCGCGTGCAGGTCCGCGTCGAGACACGGGGTGAGCAGGTCGTCCTGCACGTCGAGGACGATGGCCCCGGCATTCCCGAGGGGAGCCGTGAGGCGGTGTTCACGCGCTTCACGCGGCTGGACATCAGCCGCTCTCGGGACACGGGGGGCAGTGGCCTGGGGCTGGCCATTGTGCGCGCGCTGGCCGCCGCGCACGGGGGTCAGGCGGCGCTGGCAGCCTCAAAGGGTCTGGGCGGCGCGCACTTCACGGTGACGCTGCCAGGCGGCACGGACTGA
- a CDS encoding NUDIX hydrolase encodes MARRDLLVAAGILRDRFGRVLLVGNDWQGHGRVRHTLPGGVVEPGETLPEALYREIYEETGLKLTGIKHMAYTVHIEDERRGERAIAVAFEATWDGLLNPADPDGFIVEARFCTVEEALEKIEAPPMREPLSDYLLTGEPGRFYAFKGWDGRGGLRIPALKPRT; translated from the coding sequence ATGGCGCGGCGTGACCTCCTTGTCGCCGCCGGGATCCTCCGCGACCGCTTCGGCCGCGTGCTGCTCGTCGGCAACGACTGGCAGGGCCACGGGCGCGTGCGCCACACCCTCCCGGGCGGCGTGGTCGAACCCGGCGAGACCCTCCCCGAGGCGCTGTACCGCGAGATCTACGAGGAAACCGGCCTGAAACTCACGGGCATCAAGCACATGGCCTACACCGTGCACATCGAAGACGAACGCCGCGGCGAACGCGCCATCGCCGTGGCCTTCGAGGCCACCTGGGACGGCCTCCTGAATCCCGCCGATCCCGACGGGTTCATCGTGGAAGCGCGCTTCTGCACCGTCGAGGAGGCGCTGGAGAAGATCGAGGCGCCCCCCATGCGCGAGCCCCTCAGCGACTACCTGCTCACCGGGGAACCCGGACGCTTCTACGCCTTCAAGGGCTGGGACGGACGCGGCGGCCTGCGCATCCCGGCGCTGAAACCCCGCACGTAA
- the prfA gene encoding peptide chain release factor 1: MSRLDELAAEFSKVERALGDPAALADPREYARLTRRHRELLPLVTLLRERDGLEADLAGARELLADPDMLDLAAGEVQALEARLAEIESELVVLLLPTDPDDAKDVILELRAGAGGAEAGLFVMDLLRMYTRYAEGLGLKVAVLDASESDLGGASKVVAEITGDGAFRAFKWERGVHRVQRVPATESQGRIHTSTVTVAVLPEADTAEVQLDLSEVRIDVFRSQGAGGQGVNTTDSAVRAVYRPGTPDEIMVVCQDGRSQIKNREKALQVLAARLAERERIAREERERSDRAAQVGSGDRSEKIRTYNYPQNRVTDHRLEGEGKNHPLDSVIAGALGPVVANLARAQRELQLIQMGEEGQHGAA, encoded by the coding sequence GTGAGCCGCCTTGATGAACTCGCGGCGGAATTCAGCAAGGTCGAGCGGGCCCTGGGCGACCCGGCGGCCCTGGCCGACCCGCGCGAGTACGCCCGCCTGACCCGCCGCCACCGCGAGCTGCTGCCCCTCGTGACCCTGCTGCGCGAACGCGACGGCCTGGAAGCCGACCTGGCCGGCGCGCGCGAACTCCTGGCCGACCCGGACATGCTCGACCTGGCCGCCGGGGAAGTGCAGGCCCTGGAAGCCCGGCTGGCCGAGATCGAATCTGAACTCGTCGTGCTGCTGCTCCCCACCGACCCGGACGACGCCAAAGATGTGATCCTGGAACTGCGCGCCGGGGCGGGCGGCGCCGAGGCCGGACTGTTCGTCATGGACCTGCTGCGCATGTACACCCGCTACGCCGAGGGCCTGGGCCTGAAGGTGGCCGTCCTGGACGCCAGCGAGAGCGACCTGGGCGGCGCGAGCAAGGTCGTCGCCGAGATCACGGGCGACGGGGCGTTCCGCGCGTTCAAATGGGAGCGCGGCGTGCACCGCGTGCAGCGCGTTCCCGCCACCGAGAGCCAGGGCCGCATCCACACGAGCACCGTCACCGTCGCCGTGCTGCCCGAGGCGGACACGGCAGAGGTGCAGCTGGACCTGTCCGAGGTGCGCATCGACGTGTTCCGCTCGCAGGGCGCGGGCGGGCAGGGCGTGAACACCACCGACTCCGCCGTGCGCGCCGTGTACCGCCCCGGCACGCCCGACGAGATCATGGTCGTCTGCCAGGACGGCCGCTCGCAGATCAAGAACCGCGAGAAGGCCCTGCAGGTCCTCGCCGCGCGCCTCGCCGAACGCGAGCGGATCGCGCGGGAGGAACGCGAACGCAGCGACCGCGCCGCGCAGGTCGGCAGCGGCGACCGCAGCGAAAAGATCCGCACGTACAACTACCCCCAGAACCGCGTCACCGACCACCGCCTGGAAGGGGAGGGCAAGAACCACCCCCTCGACAGCGTCATCGCGGGCGCGCTGGGGCCGGTCGTGGCGAACCTCGCGCGCGCGCAGCGCGAACTGCAACTCATCCAGATGGGCGAGGAGGGCCAGCATGGCGCGGCGTGA
- a CDS encoding homoserine dehydrogenase — translation MRTVTVGVLGCGTVGQDVLNLIRRREAIFADLGVRIEVAGVLVRDPARGRTCPPGTPLTTDPAFLQECGVVIEAMGGVDRPMSLLRPHLRSGRPVITANKALLAERWDELRDYALDGKLYYEASVMAGTPVIGPMSTVLRASTFQRLQAVLNGTCLYIITQMEQGKEYAQALAEAQALGYAEDPPTLDVGGFDTAHKLAVLARFCADGNFPYEQVQVQGIEDLTLADVQAARARGERIKLVAELERVNGEWQARVCPQSLPDDHPLCTAGSSRNAMVYEGEECGTLIFAGGGAGGMVTASAMVGDLLDWVIGFPGHVPLH, via the coding sequence ATGAGAACCGTGACCGTGGGCGTGCTGGGCTGTGGGACCGTGGGGCAGGACGTCCTGAACCTGATCCGGAGGCGCGAGGCGATCTTCGCGGATCTGGGCGTGCGGATCGAGGTGGCGGGCGTCCTCGTGCGTGACCCGGCCCGAGGCCGCACCTGCCCGCCCGGCACGCCCCTGACGACCGACCCGGCCTTCTTGCAGGAGTGCGGCGTGGTGATCGAGGCAATGGGCGGCGTAGACCGCCCCATGAGCCTGCTGCGCCCGCACCTACGCTCGGGCCGTCCGGTGATCACGGCGAACAAGGCGCTGCTGGCCGAGAGATGGGATGAGCTGCGCGACTACGCCCTGGACGGCAAGCTGTACTACGAGGCGTCCGTGATGGCCGGGACGCCCGTGATCGGCCCCATGAGCACGGTGCTGCGCGCCAGTACCTTCCAGCGCCTGCAGGCGGTGCTGAACGGAACGTGCCTGTACATCATCACGCAGATGGAACAGGGCAAGGAGTACGCGCAGGCGCTGGCGGAAGCGCAGGCGCTGGGGTACGCCGAGGACCCGCCCACCCTGGATGTGGGCGGCTTTGATACGGCGCACAAGCTGGCGGTGCTGGCGCGTTTCTGCGCGGACGGGAACTTCCCGTACGAGCAGGTGCAGGTGCAGGGCATCGAGGACCTGACCCTCGCGGACGTGCAGGCCGCGCGCGCGCGGGGCGAGCGGATCAAGCTGGTCGCCGAGCTGGAACGTGTGAACGGCGAGTGGCAGGCCCGCGTCTGCCCGCAGTCCCTTCCCGATGATCACCCGCTGTGCACGGCCGGGTCCAGCCGCAACGCCATGGTGTACGAGGGCGAGGAGTGCGGCACGCTGATTTTCGCGGGGGGCGGCGCGGGTGGCATGGTCACCGCGAGCGCCATGGTGGGCGACCTGCTCGACTGGGTGATCGGCTTCCCCGGTCACGTGCCGCTGCACTGA
- a CDS encoding SIS domain-containing protein produces the protein MSTHLLTLLETLPGSYSGPTRPEDAPYGLAGSGEGTLAAHLAQTLVASSLTRSGTQFVLSSPDAAALATDYADLASVAGAQVRRVATGGTPEEIDTLVPGGPLATYHFAQYVAHATGHSEDAQAADALIADLAARCAPHIEENNPARDLAWSLWGRTPLLLAAPDADALPHAWQQLLARTGKTLSVPLIGDPLPVVTGAFEAQHEKGDAKVAVILGDADDTLLLAREVLESRIDEIIHVPYPDGAVGYPAQLALWYFGAWVAAYLAERYGASAADQPVLGRAQGVMSGEDREQARLAAPRDDLRRTNVVKDWADDHDVDDVDLDDDDLGDEDGDDRGEP, from the coding sequence ATGAGTACCCACCTTCTGACCCTGCTTGAAACGCTGCCCGGCAGTTACAGCGGCCCCACCCGCCCCGAGGACGCCCCCTACGGCCTCGCCGGCAGCGGCGAGGGCACCCTGGCCGCGCACCTCGCGCAGACGCTCGTGGCGAGCAGCCTCACCCGCAGCGGCACCCAGTTCGTCCTGAGCAGCCCCGACGCCGCCGCCCTCGCCACCGACTACGCCGACCTCGCCAGCGTCGCGGGTGCGCAGGTGCGCCGCGTCGCCACCGGCGGCACCCCCGAGGAGATCGACACCCTGGTGCCCGGTGGGCCGCTCGCCACGTACCACTTCGCGCAGTACGTCGCGCACGCGACCGGGCACAGCGAGGACGCCCAGGCCGCCGACGCCCTGATCGCCGACCTCGCCGCCCGCTGCGCCCCACACATTGAGGAGAACAACCCCGCCCGGGATCTCGCCTGGAGCCTCTGGGGCCGCACGCCGCTGCTGCTGGCCGCGCCCGACGCGGACGCCCTGCCGCACGCGTGGCAGCAGCTGCTGGCCCGCACCGGCAAGACCCTCAGCGTGCCCCTGATCGGCGACCCCCTGCCCGTGGTGACCGGCGCGTTCGAGGCGCAGCACGAGAAGGGCGACGCCAAGGTCGCCGTGATCCTCGGGGACGCCGACGACACCCTCCTGCTGGCGCGCGAGGTACTCGAATCCCGCATTGACGAGATCATCCACGTGCCCTACCCGGACGGCGCGGTCGGCTACCCCGCCCAGCTGGCCCTGTGGTACTTCGGGGCGTGGGTCGCCGCGTACCTCGCCGAACGCTACGGCGCGTCCGCCGCCGACCAGCCCGTCTTGGGCCGCGCGCAGGGCGTCATGAGCGGCGAGGACCGCGAACAGGCCCGTCTGGCCGCGCCCCGCGACGACCTGCGCCGCACGAACGTCGTCAAGGACTGGGCCGACGATCATGACGTGGACGACGTGGACCTCGACGATGACGACCTGGGCGACGAGGACGGGGACGACCGCGGCGAGCCGTGA
- a CDS encoding peptidylprolyl isomerase, with product MNKKVTVNVLMGVLALLLVIGMAYQFTPNLGSLFNKQTGTPALTVNGTTVTVEQLEAAKRQNPVLSSTDTGVLGDDFKTYVVAQQIDQTLVSNAVKDIKISRGDVDAKVKEVRAQNNLTDNKAWTDALQGVGLTDSEYRKQVRQSLAIERKLDELKKAVPAATDAELQAYYDLNADKYQTDPRIQGREIVVADKAKAQDLLKQLKGGADFAQLAGANSTEFKDRGGALGPIENGAPRPVAQVALPSEVGAAAFALKDGGLTDVVESGGKFYIVKVEKYLAPSAKPFAEAKSDVTTAVNDSKKNAAVEAWVEGLRKDAKVEFKDLNWKVEDPTVATVTGQNVRYSQVIEQVVQNQQFGSLLQQVPAEQAAQLVNSILKPQVMQQLIQGYAAPTIAERLKLNVVGTRQEIAQDVAAYGARNVQVTDADLQAYYAENKAQFESPASATVSEASFKDQAKAVAFRSSFTRGDFVSAASKVGGTVSERGSVTAGDGKLSEELNAAVFSAKSLKDAADGSLSDVVKVGDRYSVLYITDLKPAEAKSFADVRDQIEPVVLGQKKSAEGQKFLDAQVKTLKPTDNLKTVLAAQEKRVAAAAPKAPAKDSASGAADGAKTDATQPDTQTDGSGTTAPPADK from the coding sequence GTGAACAAGAAAGTAACCGTCAACGTCCTGATGGGCGTCCTGGCCCTGCTGCTCGTGATCGGCATGGCCTACCAGTTCACCCCGAACCTGGGCAGCCTGTTCAACAAGCAGACCGGCACGCCCGCTCTGACCGTGAACGGCACGACCGTCACCGTCGAGCAGCTGGAGGCCGCCAAGCGGCAGAACCCGGTGCTGAGCAGCACCGACACCGGCGTGCTCGGCGACGACTTCAAGACGTACGTGGTCGCGCAGCAGATCGATCAGACGCTCGTGTCCAACGCCGTGAAGGACATCAAGATCAGCCGCGGCGACGTGGACGCCAAGGTCAAGGAAGTCCGCGCTCAGAACAACCTGACGGACAACAAGGCCTGGACGGACGCGCTGCAGGGCGTGGGCCTGACCGACAGCGAGTACCGCAAGCAGGTGCGCCAGAGCCTCGCCATCGAGCGCAAGCTGGATGAGCTGAAAAAGGCCGTTCCCGCCGCGACCGACGCGGAACTCCAGGCGTACTACGACCTGAACGCCGACAAGTATCAGACCGACCCGCGCATCCAGGGCCGCGAGATCGTCGTGGCCGACAAGGCCAAGGCGCAGGACCTGCTCAAGCAGCTCAAGGGCGGCGCGGACTTCGCGCAGCTGGCGGGCGCGAACAGCACCGAGTTCAAGGACCGCGGCGGCGCCCTGGGGCCCATCGAGAACGGCGCGCCCCGCCCGGTGGCGCAGGTGGCGCTGCCCAGCGAGGTGGGCGCGGCCGCGTTCGCCCTGAAAGACGGTGGCCTGACCGACGTCGTCGAGAGCGGCGGGAAGTTCTACATCGTGAAGGTCGAGAAGTACCTCGCGCCCAGCGCCAAACCCTTCGCGGAAGCGAAGAGTGACGTGACGACCGCCGTGAACGACAGCAAGAAGAACGCCGCGGTGGAAGCCTGGGTCGAGGGCCTGCGCAAGGACGCCAAGGTCGAGTTCAAGGACCTGAACTGGAAGGTCGAGGACCCCACCGTCGCGACCGTCACTGGGCAGAACGTCCGCTACTCGCAGGTGATCGAGCAGGTCGTGCAGAACCAGCAGTTCGGCAGCCTGCTGCAGCAGGTGCCCGCCGAGCAGGCCGCGCAGCTCGTGAACAGCATCCTGAAACCGCAGGTCATGCAGCAGCTCATCCAGGGCTACGCGGCGCCCACCATCGCCGAGCGCCTGAAACTCAACGTGGTCGGCACCCGCCAGGAGATCGCGCAGGACGTCGCCGCGTACGGCGCGCGGAACGTGCAGGTCACGGACGCGGACCTTCAGGCGTACTACGCGGAGAACAAGGCGCAGTTCGAGTCGCCCGCCAGCGCCACCGTCAGCGAGGCCAGCTTCAAGGATCAGGCCAAGGCCGTGGCCTTCCGCAGCAGCTTCACGCGCGGCGACTTCGTCTCGGCCGCCAGCAAGGTGGGCGGCACCGTCAGCGAGCGCGGCAGCGTCACCGCCGGGGACGGCAAGCTCAGCGAGGAACTGAACGCCGCGGTGTTCAGCGCCAAGAGCCTCAAGGACGCCGCCGACGGCAGCCTGAGTGACGTCGTGAAGGTCGGCGACCGCTACTCGGTGCTGTACATCACGGACCTGAAGCCCGCCGAGGCCAAGAGCTTCGCGGACGTGCGCGACCAGATCGAGCCGGTCGTGCTGGGCCAGAAGAAGAGCGCCGAAGGGCAGAAGTTCCTGGACGCCCAGGTCAAGACCCTCAAACCCACCGACAACCTGAAGACCGTGCTGGCCGCGCAGGAAAAACGCGTGGCCGCAGCGGCACCCAAGGCGCCCGCGAAGGACAGCGCGAGCGGCGCGGCGGACGGCGCCAAGACCGACGCCACTCAGCCGGACACCCAGACGGACGGCAGCGGCACCACCGCGCCCCCCGCCGACAAGTAA
- a CDS encoding FUN14 domain-containing protein, which yields MSVTGPTPTLLHAAAAAPASFADALRPLLPDLSVGALLGFATGVALKHIGRWALIGLGVLFITLQVLAYFDLVSVNWLRVEALAEPWLAQGRENGGAWLTRVLTANLPFAGAFTAGLLLGLRARV from the coding sequence TTGAGCGTCACCGGCCCCACGCCCACCCTGCTGCACGCCGCCGCGGCCGCGCCCGCCAGTTTCGCGGACGCTCTCCGGCCCCTGCTGCCGGACCTGAGCGTGGGTGCGCTGCTGGGCTTCGCGACGGGCGTGGCCCTGAAGCACATCGGTCGCTGGGCGCTGATCGGGCTGGGCGTGCTGTTCATCACCCTGCAGGTCCTGGCGTACTTCGATCTGGTCAGCGTGAACTGGCTGCGCGTGGAGGCGCTCGCGGAACCCTGGCTGGCGCAGGGGCGCGAGAACGGCGGCGCGTGGCTGACCCGCGTGCTCACCGCGAACCTGCCGTTCGCGGGGGCGTTCACGGCGGGCCTGCTGCTGGGCCTGCGCGCCCGCGTGTAG
- a CDS encoding RNA polymerase sigma factor, with protein sequence MTLQTEPSLPDVISPELYGRLCAGEEQAWFEFVQEYEGRMYGYLYRLEGNSEDALDLTQEVFYRAWRSIRTFRAGERVLPWLYQVARNTQIESHRRKQLQRFSLEQAREDVGFEVTSERRSPVQAAESADAQDRVQRALSQLPHEYREAVVLRFVEDLSYDEIAQIQGVAVGTAKSRVFRAKEQLADLLESVADVH encoded by the coding sequence GTGACCCTCCAGACCGAGCCCTCCCTTCCCGACGTGATCTCCCCAGAGCTGTATGGGCGCCTGTGCGCGGGCGAGGAGCAGGCCTGGTTCGAGTTCGTGCAGGAGTACGAGGGCCGCATGTACGGCTACCTGTACCGCCTGGAAGGCAACAGCGAGGACGCGCTGGACCTGACGCAGGAGGTCTTCTACCGCGCGTGGCGCAGCATCCGCACCTTCCGCGCCGGGGAGCGCGTGCTGCCGTGGCTGTATCAGGTGGCACGCAACACGCAGATCGAATCGCACCGCCGCAAGCAGCTGCAACGCTTCTCACTGGAGCAGGCGCGCGAGGACGTGGGCTTCGAGGTGACCAGCGAACGCCGCTCGCCCGTGCAGGCCGCCGAGAGTGCCGACGCGCAGGACCGCGTGCAGCGCGCCCTGTCCCAGCTGCCGCACGAGTACCGCGAGGCTGTCGTGCTGCGCTTCGTGGAGGACCTCAGTTACGACGAGATCGCGCAGATTCAGGGCGTGGCGGTCGGTACGGCCAAGAGCCGCGTGTTCCGCGCCAAGGAGCAGCTTGCCGACCTGCTCGAAAGCGTCGCCGACGTCCACTGA
- a CDS encoding helix-turn-helix domain-containing protein, giving the protein MPIRVHLDHILAERGLTLSELSARVGITLANLSILKTGKARAVRFSTLDALCRALDCQPGDLLRWEDVPPDPDRT; this is encoded by the coding sequence ATGCCGATCCGCGTGCACCTCGATCACATCCTGGCCGAGCGGGGCCTGACCCTCTCGGAACTCTCCGCGCGGGTGGGGATCACGCTGGCGAACCTCAGCATCCTGAAGACCGGGAAGGCCCGCGCGGTGCGCTTCAGCACCCTGGACGCCCTGTGCCGCGCGCTGGACTGTCAGCCGGGCGACCTGCTGCGCTGGGAGGACGTCCCCCCCGACCCCGACAGGACGTAG
- a CDS encoding acetyl-CoA C-acetyltransferase: MSKLVIVAAKRTPIGSFMGSLKDVSAADLGVTAAKAVLDGVNGADVADVIVGNVLQAGSGMNVGRQVGIGAGLPQDVPGLTVNRVCGSGLQAVISAAQGIRAGDGQLYLAGGTESMSRAPYLLPRAREGYRLGHAQALDSILSDGLTDVFGNYHMGITAENIAAQWNLTREEQDAFALESQTRAAAALDGNFFAEELVSVEVPGRKGPTTFSADEYPRATTAEALAKLKPAFRKDGTVTAGNASGINDGAAMLLVASEEYAQAHGLPILAEIASYAAIGVDPAIMGIGPAKAVPVALTRAGMSVADVDLFELNEAFAAQSLAVMRDLNADPTRVNVTGGAVALGHPIGASGARVLVTLIHQLRRLGKETGVASLCIGGGMGIAVVVRARA, translated from the coding sequence ATGAGCAAACTGGTGATCGTGGCGGCAAAGCGCACGCCGATCGGAAGCTTCATGGGCAGCCTCAAGGACGTCTCGGCCGCCGACCTGGGCGTCACGGCGGCAAAGGCCGTACTGGACGGCGTGAATGGCGCAGACGTGGCGGACGTGATCGTGGGGAACGTCCTTCAGGCCGGGAGCGGCATGAACGTGGGCCGTCAGGTCGGGATCGGCGCGGGCCTCCCGCAGGACGTGCCCGGACTGACCGTGAACCGCGTGTGCGGCAGCGGCCTCCAGGCGGTCATCAGCGCCGCGCAGGGCATCCGCGCTGGGGACGGGCAGCTGTACCTCGCGGGCGGCACCGAGAGCATGAGCCGTGCCCCGTACCTCCTCCCCCGCGCCCGTGAAGGGTACCGGCTGGGGCACGCGCAGGCGCTGGACTCCATCCTGTCAGACGGCCTGACCGACGTGTTCGGCAACTACCACATGGGCATCACCGCCGAGAACATCGCCGCGCAGTGGAACCTGACCCGCGAGGAACAGGACGCCTTCGCCCTGGAAAGCCAGACCCGCGCCGCCGCCGCGCTGGACGGGAACTTCTTCGCGGAGGAACTCGTCAGCGTGGAGGTGCCGGGCCGCAAGGGTCCCACGACCTTCAGCGCCGACGAGTACCCGCGCGCCACCACCGCCGAGGCCCTCGCCAAGCTGAAACCCGCCTTCAGGAAGGACGGGACCGTCACTGCCGGGAACGCCAGCGGCATCAACGACGGCGCCGCCATGCTGCTCGTCGCCAGCGAGGAGTACGCGCAGGCGCACGGTCTGCCCATCCTGGCCGAGATCGCCAGTTACGCCGCCATCGGCGTGGACCCCGCCATCATGGGCATCGGCCCCGCCAAGGCCGTCCCCGTCGCCCTGACCCGCGCCGGAATGAGCGTCGCCGACGTGGACCTGTTCGAACTGAACGAGGCGTTCGCCGCGCAGTCCCTGGCCGTCATGCGCGACCTGAACGCCGACCCCACCCGCGTGAACGTCACGGGCGGCGCCGTCGCCCTCGGGCACCCCATCGGCGCTTCCGGGGCGCGCGTGCTCGTCACGCTGATCCACCAGCTGCGCCGCCTGGGCAAGGAAACCGGCGTCGCCAGCCTATGCATCGGCGGCGGCATGGGCATCGCCGTCGTCGTCCGCGCCCGGGCCTAA